In Maridesulfovibrio sp., a single genomic region encodes these proteins:
- a CDS encoding carbon starvation protein A, whose product MLFFFACVAALIVGYMIYGKFVDTVFAPDEKQTTPAYALRDDVDFMPMPMWKLMFIQVLDIAGIGPIFGPILGALYGPVALLWIVFGCIFAGAVHDYFSGMLSIRNNGASVPELVGEYLGMSARQVMRVFAFVLLMLVGVVFVLSPAKLLTELTGINTGILVACIFGYYFLATILPIDKLIGKLYPLFGVLLLVMTISLAVALMFSGHTILPNLDFAVNTSPTGKPIWPLLFITLSCGAISGFHATQSPLMARCVKNEKEGRPVFYGAMIIEGIIGLIWCTLGLSFYDSPEALNSVIAAGSPSAVVSQVANSLLGPIGGVFAIIAVVILPITSGDTAFRSTRLIVAETFKMDQGPAIKRLLIAVPLFVLGYIISTQNFSAIWRYFGFSNQCLSMLVLWTSAVYLAQRAKLHWIASIPATFMTAVVVTFISQAKIGFGLDMNISILIGVAAAIAAMVVFLVKFVQPKAAQEIR is encoded by the coding sequence ATGCTATTCTTCTTTGCCTGTGTTGCAGCCCTTATCGTGGGCTACATGATTTACGGTAAATTTGTGGACACGGTGTTCGCGCCGGACGAAAAGCAGACCACTCCCGCATACGCACTGCGTGACGATGTGGACTTCATGCCCATGCCCATGTGGAAACTCATGTTCATCCAGGTGCTGGATATTGCCGGAATCGGCCCCATCTTCGGCCCCATTCTCGGCGCTCTCTACGGCCCCGTGGCCCTGCTCTGGATAGTTTTCGGCTGTATCTTCGCCGGGGCTGTGCACGACTATTTCAGCGGCATGCTTTCCATCCGCAACAACGGAGCATCCGTTCCCGAACTTGTCGGTGAATACCTCGGCATGAGCGCCCGCCAGGTCATGCGCGTATTCGCCTTCGTCCTGCTCATGCTGGTCGGAGTCGTATTCGTCCTTTCACCCGCAAAGCTCTTGACTGAACTTACCGGAATCAACACCGGCATCCTCGTGGCCTGTATTTTCGGCTACTATTTCCTTGCAACCATCCTGCCCATCGATAAACTCATCGGCAAGCTCTACCCCCTGTTCGGAGTGCTTCTGCTGGTAATGACCATTTCGCTGGCAGTGGCCCTCATGTTCAGCGGGCATACCATTCTCCCCAACCTCGATTTCGCAGTAAATACCAGCCCCACCGGCAAACCCATATGGCCCCTGCTCTTCATCACCCTGTCCTGCGGCGCCATAAGCGGTTTCCACGCAACACAGTCCCCGCTCATGGCCCGCTGCGTGAAAAATGAAAAAGAAGGCCGCCCGGTATTCTACGGCGCAATGATCATCGAAGGTATCATCGGGCTTATCTGGTGTACTCTCGGACTTTCCTTCTACGATTCCCCCGAAGCGCTCAACTCCGTTATCGCTGCAGGTTCCCCCTCTGCGGTTGTTTCTCAGGTTGCCAACTCTCTGCTCGGCCCCATCGGCGGAGTATTCGCCATCATCGCAGTTGTAATCCTGCCCATCACCAGTGGTGATACCGCATTCCGCAGCACCAGACTCATAGTTGCAGAAACCTTCAAGATGGATCAGGGCCCCGCAATCAAGCGTCTGCTGATCGCCGTTCCCCTGTTCGTTCTCGGATACATCATCTCCACCCAGAACTTCTCCGCCATCTGGAGATACTTCGGATTCTCAAACCAGTGCCTGTCCATGCTGGTTCTCTGGACCTCTGCAGTATACCTCGCCCAGCGCGCAAAGCTGCACTGGATCGCATCCATCCCCGCAACCTTCATGACCGCTGTTGTAGTAACCTTCATCAGCCAGGCCAAGATCGGTTTCGGACTGGATATGAACATCTCCATCCTGATCGGTGTGGCAGCCGCAATTGCCGCCATGGTCGTCTTCCTCGTGAAGTTCGTGCAGCCCAAGGCTGCTCAGGAAATTCGCTAA